A window of the Scandinavium goeteborgense genome harbors these coding sequences:
- a CDS encoding mannosyl-3-phosphoglycerate phosphatase-related protein produces the protein MPELDQPLIVFTDVEGTLLDSHTQLWEPARDWLLRLKQHNVPVVLCSSKTAVEMMLLQKELELGPQPLIAENGAVIQLAEEWQDEQEYPRLITGSPHQEIQRILQQLRENDGFKFTTFSDVNEQTISEWTGMNLRHAELSRLHEASETLIWRDSDEKMLEFTATLASLGLQFVQGARFWHVLDDRGGKAQAVTWLQSRYQAREGFRRVSIGLGDGPNDAPLLDTTDYAVVVKGLNREGIRLKDDSPERVYHTRESGPDGWREGLDYWLSSS, from the coding sequence ATGCCCGAACTGGATCAGCCCCTGATTGTGTTTACCGACGTCGAAGGCACCTTGCTGGATAGCCACACCCAGCTTTGGGAACCTGCCCGCGACTGGCTGTTACGCCTGAAGCAACACAATGTGCCGGTGGTACTGTGCAGCAGCAAAACGGCGGTAGAAATGATGCTGCTACAAAAAGAGCTGGAGCTTGGGCCGCAACCGCTGATCGCCGAGAACGGCGCGGTGATTCAGCTGGCCGAAGAGTGGCAGGACGAACAGGAATATCCCCGCCTGATCACCGGTTCTCCGCACCAAGAGATCCAGCGTATCCTGCAACAATTACGGGAAAATGACGGTTTTAAGTTCACCACGTTCTCGGACGTGAATGAGCAAACCATCAGCGAATGGACCGGCATGAATCTGCGCCATGCGGAACTCTCACGTCTGCATGAGGCGTCCGAAACCCTGATCTGGCGCGATAGCGATGAGAAGATGCTCGAATTTACCGCGACCTTAGCCTCCCTTGGCTTGCAGTTTGTGCAAGGCGCGCGGTTCTGGCACGTGCTGGATGACCGCGGCGGCAAAGCCCAGGCCGTGACCTGGTTGCAGAGCCGCTATCAGGCACGAGAGGGATTTCGTCGGGTGTCTATTGGCCTGGGCGATGGGCCGAACGATGCCCCGCTGCTCGACACCACCGACTATGCGGTGGTGGTCAAAGGCTTAAATCGTGAGGGCATCAGGTTGAAGGATGATTCCCCCGAGCGGGTGTATCACACTCGCGAAAGCGGCCCAGACGGCTGGCGTGAAGGCCTGGATTACTGGCTGTCATCGTCCTGA
- the dsrB gene encoding protein DsrB yields MQVNDRVTVKTDGGPRRPGVVLAVEQFSEGTMYLVSLEDYPMGIWFFNESGHNDGIFVEKVV; encoded by the coding sequence ATGCAGGTTAACGATCGAGTAACGGTCAAAACGGACGGTGGCCCGCGTCGGCCAGGCGTGGTGCTGGCAGTAGAGCAATTCAGTGAAGGGACGATGTACCTGGTGTCGCTGGAAGACTATCCGATGGGGATCTGGTTCTTTAATGAGTCGGGCCACAATGACGGCATTTTTGTCGAAAAAGTCGTCTAA
- the yodD gene encoding YodD family peroxide/acid resistance protein gives MKTAKEYSDTAKREVNVDVDALLDAINEISESEVHRAGDSTHHVSIDGREYHTWRELAEAFELDIHDFSITEVNR, from the coding sequence ATGAAAACTGCCAAAGAGTATAGCGATACCGCCAAGCGCGAAGTGAACGTTGATGTTGATGCCCTGCTCGACGCTATCAACGAAATCAGCGAGAGCGAAGTACACCGCGCCGGAGACTCCACCCATCATGTCAGTATTGATGGACGTGAGTACCACACCTGGCGCGAACTGGCCGAAGCCTTTGAGCTTGATATCCATGATTTCAGCATCACAGAAGTGAATCGCTGA
- the rcsA gene encoding transcriptional regulator RcsA, translated as MSTIIMDLCSYTRLGLTGYLTSRGIRKRDIGDVETISELEEACGTLRPAVVFINEDCFIHDTDSSQQIKQIINQHPRTLFIVFMAIANIHFDEYLLVRDNLLISSKSITPESLDGILADYLQKISDNVSRVNIPTLSLSRTESSMLKMWMSGQGTIQISDQMNIKAKTVSSHKGNIKKKIKTHNKQVIYHVVRLTDNVTSGIYVNMR; from the coding sequence ATGTCAACGATTATTATGGATCTATGCAGTTACACCCGGCTTGGACTAACCGGGTACTTGACCAGCCGGGGGATAAGGAAGCGTGATATCGGCGACGTTGAGACCATCAGTGAGCTTGAAGAGGCCTGCGGGACGTTACGCCCGGCTGTCGTGTTCATTAATGAAGACTGCTTTATCCACGATACAGACAGCAGTCAGCAAATAAAGCAGATCATTAATCAACACCCCAGGACACTTTTTATCGTATTTATGGCGATTGCCAATATACATTTTGATGAGTATCTGTTGGTTCGGGATAATCTGCTTATTAGCTCTAAATCGATTACACCTGAATCCCTGGACGGTATTCTGGCGGACTATCTACAAAAAATAAGCGATAACGTTAGCCGGGTTAACATTCCCACTTTATCTTTAAGCAGGACTGAATCAAGTATGCTGAAGATGTGGATGTCGGGACAGGGAACGATTCAAATATCCGATCAGATGAATATTAAGGCCAAAACGGTATCATCACATAAAGGTAATATTAAAAAGAAAATAAAAACCCACAATAAGCAGGTTATTTATCATGTTGTCCGATTGACAGATAATGTGACGAGCGGGATCTACGTCAATATGCGCTGA
- the fliR gene encoding flagellar biosynthetic protein FliR: MLHVTSDQWLHWLSLYFWPLLRVLALISTAPILSEKSVPKRVKLGLGIIITFIIAPSLPATDVTLFSPNALWLALQQILIGIALGFTMQFAFAAVRTAGEVIGLQMGLSFATFVDPSSHLSMPVLARIMDMLAMLLFLVFNGHLWLISMLVDTFHTLPIGGHPLNSNAFMALTRAGGLIFLNGLMLALPIITLLLTINLALGMLNRMAPQLSVFVIGFPITLTVGIILMAALMPLIAPFCEHLFSELFDLLADIISEMPKISSP; this comes from the coding sequence ATGCTACACGTCACCAGCGACCAATGGCTGCACTGGCTTAGCCTTTATTTCTGGCCGCTGCTGCGCGTGCTGGCGCTGATTTCCACCGCGCCTATCCTGAGTGAAAAATCGGTGCCGAAGCGCGTAAAGCTTGGGCTTGGGATCATCATCACCTTTATTATCGCGCCTTCCCTGCCCGCCACCGACGTAACGCTGTTTTCCCCTAACGCGCTGTGGCTGGCGTTGCAGCAAATCCTGATTGGCATTGCGCTCGGTTTTACCATGCAGTTTGCGTTCGCCGCGGTGCGAACCGCCGGGGAAGTGATTGGCCTGCAGATGGGCCTGTCGTTTGCGACCTTCGTCGACCCCAGCAGCCATTTAAGCATGCCGGTATTGGCCCGCATTATGGATATGCTGGCGATGCTGTTGTTTCTGGTGTTTAACGGTCATTTGTGGCTGATTTCGATGCTGGTCGATACCTTTCACACCCTGCCGATTGGCGGCCATCCGCTCAACAGCAACGCCTTTATGGCCTTGACCCGCGCGGGTGGGCTTATCTTCCTCAATGGGCTGATGCTGGCGCTGCCGATCATTACGCTGCTGTTAACCATTAACCTAGCACTGGGGATGCTCAACCGCATGGCGCCACAGTTGTCGGTGTTTGTGATTGGCTTCCCGATTACCCTGACCGTCGGTATTATTTTGATGGCCGCGTTAATGCCCCTCATTGCGCCCTTCTGTGAACATCTATTCAGCGAATTGTTCGATCTATTAGCAGATATTATCAGCGAGATGCCAAAGATAAGTTCTCCCTGA
- the fliP gene encoding flagellar type III secretion system pore protein FliP (The bacterial flagellar biogenesis protein FliP forms a type III secretion system (T3SS)-type pore required for flagellar assembly.) → MRRLLSLSLVALWLLSPAAFAQLPGLVSQPLPNGGQSWSLPVQTLAFITSLTFLPAILLMMTSFTRIIIVFGLLRSALGTASAPPNQVLLGLALFLTFFIMSPVIDKIYSDAYQPFSEDKITLEQAIDKGSQPLREFMLRQTREADLALFARLANTPPIQGPEAVPMRILLPSYVTSELKTAFQIGFTIFIPFLIIDLVVASVLMALGMMMVPPATIALPFKLMLFVLVDGWQLLVGSLAQSFYS, encoded by the coding sequence ATGCGCCGCCTGTTGTCCCTTTCGCTTGTCGCGCTGTGGCTGTTGTCTCCAGCGGCGTTCGCCCAGTTGCCGGGCCTGGTGAGCCAGCCGCTGCCGAACGGCGGTCAGAGCTGGTCGCTGCCGGTGCAGACGCTGGCGTTTATCACCTCGCTGACTTTCCTGCCGGCCATTCTGCTGATGATGACCAGCTTCACCCGTATCATCATCGTGTTTGGCCTGCTGCGCAGCGCCCTCGGCACCGCGTCTGCCCCGCCGAACCAGGTACTGCTCGGTCTGGCGCTGTTCCTGACTTTTTTCATCATGTCGCCGGTTATCGACAAGATTTATAGCGATGCCTATCAGCCGTTTAGCGAGGACAAAATTACCCTCGAGCAGGCGATTGATAAGGGCTCGCAGCCGCTGCGTGAATTTATGCTGCGTCAGACCCGTGAAGCGGATTTAGCGTTGTTTGCCCGTCTGGCCAATACGCCGCCGATCCAGGGCCCGGAAGCGGTGCCGATGCGTATTCTGCTGCCGTCGTATGTCACCAGCGAGCTGAAAACCGCATTCCAGATTGGCTTCACCATTTTTATTCCGTTCCTGATTATCGACCTGGTGGTCGCCAGCGTGTTGATGGCGCTGGGGATGATGATGGTGCCTCCGGCAACCATTGCCCTGCCGTTCAAACTGATGTTGTTCGTGCTGGTTGACGGCTGGCAGCTGCTGGTGGGTTCGCTGGCCCAAAGTTTCTACAGTTAA
- the fliQ gene encoding flagellar biosynthesis protein FliQ has protein sequence MTPESVMMLGTEAMKVALALAAPLLLVALVTGLLISILQAATQINEMTLSFIPKIIAVFVAIIVAGPWMLNLLLDYVRTLFTNLPYIIG, from the coding sequence ATGACTCCTGAATCGGTAATGATGCTTGGCACGGAAGCCATGAAAGTCGCGCTGGCGCTGGCCGCCCCGCTGCTGCTGGTGGCGCTGGTGACCGGTTTGCTGATCAGTATTTTGCAGGCGGCAACCCAGATTAACGAAATGACCCTGTCGTTCATTCCAAAAATCATCGCGGTATTCGTGGCGATTATCGTTGCTGGCCCGTGGATGCTGAACCTGCTGCTCGATTATGTGCGAACGCTGTTCACCAACCTGCCGTACATCATCGGATAA